One genomic region from Streptomyces sp. NBC_01431 encodes:
- a CDS encoding universal stress protein: MEHPLVVGVDGSEQSLRAVDWAADEATRRGLPIRIVYASLWEHYEGAAYDYGAPHASDRALADALLSEASARAQSRRPGISTTCAVLPQEPTEALLRESELASAVVVGSRGRGAIAGVLLGSVGLGVTSWAVCPVVVVRGDEVAVDGRHERILLGVGHPDRNSSAVEFAFQEAMTRGSALDAVRTWRGPARGRFAPLSSGPRTGDLDEEKAMAELDDALRVARDRHPEVRTRTVAVEGHTHRVLVERSAAADLLVIGARRNKGFGVQLSRTGHAVLQHAACPVAVVPQHG, encoded by the coding sequence ATGGAGCACCCCCTGGTCGTCGGAGTGGACGGCTCGGAGCAGAGCCTGCGCGCGGTGGACTGGGCGGCCGACGAGGCCACCCGGCGCGGTCTTCCGATTCGGATCGTGTACGCGTCCCTGTGGGAGCACTACGAAGGTGCCGCCTACGACTACGGCGCGCCGCACGCCTCGGACCGGGCGTTGGCGGATGCCCTGCTCAGCGAGGCGAGCGCGCGGGCCCAGAGCCGCAGGCCCGGCATCAGCACCACGTGCGCGGTCCTTCCGCAGGAGCCCACGGAAGCGCTGCTGCGGGAGAGCGAGCTTGCCTCCGCCGTCGTCGTCGGTTCGCGGGGCCGGGGGGCCATCGCAGGCGTTCTCCTCGGATCCGTCGGCCTTGGGGTCACCTCCTGGGCGGTATGCCCGGTGGTCGTCGTGCGCGGCGACGAGGTGGCCGTGGACGGGCGGCACGAGCGGATCCTGCTGGGTGTGGGACACCCGGACCGGAACTCCTCAGCAGTCGAGTTCGCCTTCCAGGAAGCGATGACCAGGGGGAGCGCCCTCGACGCGGTCCGCACGTGGCGCGGTCCCGCACGGGGGCGCTTCGCTCCCCTGTCGTCGGGCCCGAGGACAGGGGATCTCGACGAGGAGAAGGCCATGGCGGAACTCGACGATGCGCTGCGCGTCGCCCGGGACCGGCACCCCGAGGTGCGGACCAGGACGGTCGCGGTCGAAGGTCATACCCACCGGGTGCTGGTGGAACGGTCGGCGGCCGCCGACCTCCTGGTCATCGGCGCGCGCCGGAACAAGGGCTTCGGAGTCCAACTGAGCCGGACCGGCCACGCGGTGCTGCAACACGCCGCGT
- a CDS encoding HAD family hydrolase codes for MISRALHGIRAVVFDTDGVITDSAHVHAEAWKAAFDAHLRRDPPEDPAQRRPFDTGGDYLTYVDGKSRLDGAAAFLASRGLPTDPRTVAAVAADKELRYVRRLRAGGIDAYPGTVRLLRVLREEGVRLAAASASRHARELLTHAGVLNLFEVLVDGAEMARLGLPGKPDPALFLEAARRLAVPVPRTAVVEDALAGVEAGRRGRFGLVVGVDRTQGPGTGDALLKHGADLVVRDLGELLTEGSAA; via the coding sequence GTGATCTCCCGCGCGTTGCACGGCATCCGCGCCGTGGTGTTCGACACCGACGGAGTGATCACCGACTCCGCGCATGTACACGCCGAAGCCTGGAAGGCGGCCTTCGACGCCCACCTCCGGCGCGATCCGCCCGAGGACCCCGCCCAGCGCAGGCCGTTCGACACGGGCGGCGACTACCTCACGTACGTCGACGGCAAGTCGCGCCTCGACGGCGCGGCGGCCTTCCTGGCCTCCCGCGGCCTGCCGACGGACCCCAGGACGGTCGCGGCGGTAGCCGCGGACAAGGAGCTGCGGTACGTCCGCCGGCTGCGGGCAGGCGGCATCGACGCATACCCGGGCACGGTCCGGCTGCTGCGGGTGCTGCGGGAGGAGGGGGTCCGCCTCGCCGCAGCTTCGGCCTCACGTCACGCGCGGGAGCTCCTCACACACGCCGGCGTCCTGAACCTGTTCGAGGTCCTGGTGGACGGCGCGGAAATGGCCCGGCTCGGGCTTCCGGGCAAGCCCGATCCCGCTCTGTTCCTGGAAGCCGCCCGACGGCTGGCGGTCCCCGTACCGCGGACCGCCGTCGTGGAGGACGCCCTGGCCGGAGTCGAAGCCGGCCGGCGCGGCCGGTTCGGCCTGGTCGTCGGAGTGGACCGGACGCAAGGGCCGGGAACGGGAGACGCGCTGCTCAAGCACGGGGCCGACCTGGTCGTACGCGACCTGGGCGAGTTGCTGACGGAGGGGAGCGCGGCATGA
- a CDS encoding glycoside hydrolase family 65 protein, which produces MTDRVWRYEGYDPAQEQLREALCTLGNGYFATRGAFPECAADAVHYPATYAAGCYNRLTSTVAGREVANEDLVNLPNWLSFRFRLPHDAWFTPDSGALLSHRLSLDLRIGVLERESRYAVPSGGTLQVRQLRLVHMADPHLAVLRTEFTARGWSGELEVEAALDATVTNAGVERYRALNSSHLTGVDTGTTRPDTVWLRCRTSTSGLRIGMAQRITTAPGASVRVLDETDRAVQRIRLRLPCDRAVTVDKTVALHTSRDPAIADPLDAAIDRVTGARKFPALLGGQRLAWQHLWQKAELTVPGEAGRILRLHLFHVLQTLSPHTAELDVGVPARGLHGEAYRGHVFWDELFVLPYLNLHFPEVSRALLGYRHGRLGAARDAARATGRPGAMYPWQSGSDGREETQEMHLNPRSGRWLPDHSRLQHHIGSAVAYNIWRYGEATGDAEFLHTKGAEMLVEIARFWAGSAMYDEGLGRYRIRGVMGPDEYHDAYPGATEPGLDDNAYTNVTAAWVLARAVELLATLPEPCRRELTERVALDPDAPSRWEDISRKLYVPFHAGVISQFEGYADLAALDWDDYRARYGDIRRLDRILEAEGDTVNRYQASKQADVLMLGYLFSPTELHELFARLGHRLDDGMWSRTVDYYLRRTSHGSTLSGLVHGWVLARAKRSEAWQYVHEALEGDVADVQGGTTGEGIHLGAMAGTLDLVQRGLTGLETRGGVLRLDPVPLPELSEYGFTIRFRGHWGIRLQMRPGQLHVHIPSSDREPVDLDLEGRTLSLPPGATCELALTGRTPPLSGPSEPAGQGRTDPGDAPVAPPSRDLRRPR; this is translated from the coding sequence ATGACGGACCGGGTCTGGCGATACGAGGGATACGACCCCGCCCAGGAGCAGCTGCGGGAAGCCCTGTGCACCCTCGGCAACGGTTACTTCGCCACGCGAGGGGCCTTCCCGGAGTGCGCCGCGGACGCCGTCCACTATCCCGCCACCTACGCGGCGGGCTGCTACAACCGTCTCACGTCCACGGTGGCCGGCCGCGAGGTCGCGAACGAGGACCTGGTCAACCTTCCGAATTGGCTGTCCTTCCGCTTCCGGCTCCCGCACGACGCGTGGTTCACGCCGGACAGCGGAGCGCTCCTTTCCCATCGGCTCTCCCTCGACCTCCGGATCGGGGTCCTTGAGCGCGAGTCGCGCTACGCGGTTCCCAGCGGCGGCACGTTGCAGGTGCGCCAGCTCCGCCTCGTGCACATGGCTGACCCTCATCTCGCCGTCCTGCGAACCGAGTTCACGGCCAGGGGCTGGTCCGGCGAACTGGAGGTGGAGGCCGCGCTCGACGCGACGGTCACCAATGCCGGCGTCGAGCGCTACCGCGCACTCAACTCCTCCCACCTCACGGGGGTCGACACGGGTACCACGCGCCCCGACACGGTCTGGCTGCGCTGCCGCACCAGTACCTCCGGTCTGCGTATCGGCATGGCGCAGCGCATCACCACCGCCCCGGGAGCGTCCGTGCGGGTGCTCGACGAGACGGACAGGGCCGTCCAGCGCATCCGCCTGCGCCTGCCGTGCGACCGTGCGGTCACGGTCGACAAGACCGTCGCTCTGCACACCTCGCGGGACCCGGCGATCGCCGACCCCCTCGACGCAGCCATCGACCGGGTGACCGGCGCGCGGAAGTTTCCGGCGCTGTTGGGCGGACAGCGCCTCGCCTGGCAACACCTGTGGCAGAAGGCCGAATTGACCGTGCCGGGGGAAGCGGGACGCATCCTGCGGCTGCACCTCTTCCACGTGCTGCAAACCCTTTCCCCGCACACCGCCGAGCTGGATGTCGGGGTCCCCGCTCGCGGGCTGCACGGCGAGGCGTACCGGGGTCATGTCTTCTGGGACGAGCTCTTCGTCCTGCCGTATCTCAACCTGCACTTCCCCGAAGTCTCACGAGCCCTTCTCGGCTATCGCCACGGCCGCCTGGGCGCGGCTCGTGACGCCGCGCGGGCGACCGGCAGGCCGGGTGCGATGTACCCCTGGCAGAGCGGCAGCGACGGCCGCGAGGAGACCCAGGAGATGCACCTCAACCCGCGTTCCGGACGCTGGCTGCCCGACCACTCACGGCTGCAGCACCACATCGGCTCGGCCGTCGCGTACAACATCTGGCGGTACGGCGAAGCGACGGGCGACGCGGAGTTCCTGCACACCAAGGGTGCCGAGATGCTGGTGGAGATCGCCCGGTTCTGGGCCGGTTCCGCCATGTACGACGAAGGTCTCGGCCGCTACCGCATCCGCGGGGTCATGGGCCCCGACGAGTATCACGACGCATATCCCGGCGCGACGGAGCCCGGCCTCGACGACAACGCCTACACGAACGTCACCGCCGCCTGGGTGCTGGCGCGTGCGGTGGAACTCCTGGCCACGCTGCCCGAACCGTGCCGGCGCGAACTCACCGAGCGCGTCGCTCTCGACCCGGACGCCCCGTCCCGCTGGGAGGACATCTCCCGGAAGCTGTACGTCCCCTTCCATGCGGGCGTGATCAGCCAGTTCGAGGGCTACGCCGACCTGGCCGCGCTGGACTGGGACGACTACCGCGCCCGGTACGGGGACATCCGCAGGCTCGACCGGATCCTGGAGGCCGAGGGAGACACGGTCAACCGCTACCAGGCGTCGAAGCAGGCCGACGTCCTCATGCTCGGCTACCTCTTCTCGCCGACCGAGCTGCACGAGCTGTTCGCGCGGCTCGGGCACCGTCTTGACGACGGGATGTGGAGCCGCACGGTGGACTACTACCTGCGCCGCACGAGCCACGGCTCCACCCTCAGCGGTCTCGTGCACGGGTGGGTGCTGGCCAGGGCCAAGCGGTCCGAGGCCTGGCAGTACGTGCACGAAGCCCTGGAGGGCGACGTGGCCGACGTGCAGGGCGGCACCACGGGCGAGGGAATCCACCTGGGAGCCATGGCCGGCACACTCGATCTGGTCCAGCGCGGTCTGACCGGCCTGGAGACCCGCGGCGGCGTGCTGCGGCTCGACCCCGTACCGCTGCCCGAACTGTCCGAGTACGGGTTCACGATCCGCTTCCGGGGGCACTGGGGCATACGGCTCCAGATGCGGCCGGGACAGCTGCATGTGCACATCCCCTCGTCCGACCGGGAGCCGGTCGACCTCGATCTGGAGGGCAGGACCCTCTCCCTCCCGCCCGGGGCCACGTGCGAACTGGCGCTCACGGGCCGCACCCCGCCGCTGTCCGGCCCGTCGGAACCGGCCGGGCAGGGCCGTACGGACCCCGGCGATGCCCCGGTGGCCCCTCCCTCACGAGATCTCCGACGACCACGCTGA
- the ppdK gene encoding pyruvate, phosphate dikinase has product MNHYVYEFSEGSRDMADLLGGKGANLAEMTRLGLPVPPGFTVTTTACRAFLATGVEPPELAGEVAHALAALERAAGRGLGRAGDPLLLSVRSGGRYSMPGMMETILDIGLCDATVAGLAKASGQKRFAWDSYRRLLQMFGHTVMGVDGELFERTLAALKAGRGVAGDHELDAADLILLTEQFKALIHRETGERFPQDPVEQLHRAIRAVFASWNGERARVYRRRDHIPDDLGTAVTVQAMVFGNLGEDSGTGVAFTRDPATGERGVYGDYLSDAQGEDVVSGVRDAVPLARLKQLAPRAYVELSDHLRTLERHYQDLCDVEFTLERGKLWILQTRVGKRTAEAAFRIAYDLLDERLIDRHEALSRVSGAQLTRLLFPCFATSNDVAPLATGIAASPGAAVGAVVFDSATAVRRAAAGEPVVLVRTETTPDDLPGMIAARAVLTTRGGKTSHAAVVARGMGRVCVCGAESVVVDLERRSLTTRSGVTVREGDTVSVDGTAGTVHLGALPLTASDVGRALESGERTGPLSQAVRRALSHADRVRRLEVRANADTPEDAARARRFGAQGIGLCRTEHMFLGERKALVEAVILADDEAAREQALAALLPPQRSDFTAILAAMDGLPVTIRLLDPPLHEFLPDRTELAVRVATAASPDPHDVQLLAAVERMHERNPMLGLRGVRLALAVPGLVAVQVRAIAEAVAQRMRDGGHPRAEIMIPLVGAVEELRLVRAEVERVLAEVSGETGQSVRCPVGTMIELPRAALTAGRIAQAADFFSFGTNDLTQTTWGLSRDDAEASFFPGYLDKGILSGSPFETLDEEGVGRLITIAVREGRAAHPRLTTGVCGEHGGDPASIDFFHRAGIDYVSCSPFRVPSARLEAGRAALVAKLP; this is encoded by the coding sequence ATGAACCACTACGTGTACGAGTTCTCCGAAGGCAGCCGGGACATGGCCGACCTGCTCGGCGGCAAGGGCGCGAACCTCGCCGAGATGACCCGCCTGGGGCTGCCCGTCCCGCCCGGCTTCACCGTGACGACCACCGCGTGCCGGGCCTTCCTCGCCACCGGCGTCGAACCGCCCGAGCTTGCGGGCGAGGTCGCTCACGCGCTCGCCGCGCTGGAGAGGGCGGCGGGACGCGGCCTGGGCCGGGCCGGGGACCCGCTGTTGCTCTCGGTCCGCTCCGGCGGCCGCTATTCCATGCCGGGGATGATGGAGACGATCCTCGATATCGGGCTGTGCGACGCCACCGTGGCCGGGCTGGCCAAGGCGTCCGGGCAGAAGCGCTTCGCCTGGGACTCGTACCGCAGGCTGCTGCAGATGTTCGGCCACACGGTCATGGGCGTCGACGGTGAACTCTTCGAGCGGACCCTGGCCGCGCTGAAGGCCGGACGCGGTGTCGCCGGCGACCACGAACTGGACGCCGCGGATCTCATCCTGCTGACCGAGCAGTTCAAGGCACTCATCCACCGGGAGACCGGCGAGCGGTTCCCCCAGGACCCCGTCGAGCAACTGCACCGTGCCATCCGTGCCGTGTTCGCGTCCTGGAACGGCGAGCGGGCACGCGTCTACCGCAGGCGCGACCACATTCCCGACGACCTGGGCACCGCCGTGACCGTCCAGGCGATGGTCTTCGGCAACCTGGGCGAGGACTCCGGGACGGGTGTCGCCTTCACGCGCGACCCGGCCACCGGCGAACGCGGTGTGTACGGCGACTATCTGAGCGATGCCCAGGGCGAGGACGTCGTCTCGGGTGTCCGCGATGCCGTGCCACTGGCCCGGCTGAAGCAGCTCGCCCCACGTGCCTACGTCGAACTCAGCGACCACCTGCGGACGTTGGAGCGGCACTACCAGGATCTGTGCGACGTCGAGTTCACCCTGGAACGCGGCAAGTTGTGGATCCTCCAGACACGCGTCGGCAAACGAACCGCCGAGGCCGCTTTCCGGATCGCCTACGACCTCCTCGACGAACGCCTCATCGACCGCCACGAAGCGCTGTCGCGCGTCAGCGGCGCGCAGCTCACCCGACTGCTCTTCCCGTGCTTTGCCACGAGCAACGACGTGGCTCCGCTCGCGACGGGTATCGCCGCCTCGCCTGGCGCGGCCGTGGGCGCCGTCGTCTTCGACTCGGCGACCGCGGTGCGCCGCGCGGCCGCGGGAGAGCCCGTCGTTCTCGTCCGCACGGAGACGACGCCCGACGATCTTCCCGGCATGATCGCCGCGCGAGCCGTCCTGACCACTCGCGGCGGCAAGACCAGCCACGCGGCCGTCGTCGCCCGCGGGATGGGAAGGGTCTGCGTCTGCGGCGCCGAATCCGTGGTGGTCGACCTGGAACGCCGTTCGCTGACCACCCGCTCCGGTGTCACAGTCCGCGAGGGCGACACCGTTTCAGTGGACGGGACCGCGGGAACCGTCCATCTCGGCGCCCTGCCGCTCACCGCCTCCGACGTCGGCCGGGCCCTGGAGTCCGGCGAACGGACCGGGCCGCTGTCCCAAGCCGTCCGACGCGCCCTGTCGCACGCCGACAGGGTCCGCCGCCTGGAGGTACGGGCCAACGCCGACACCCCCGAGGACGCGGCGCGTGCCCGCCGCTTCGGCGCGCAGGGCATCGGGCTGTGCCGCACGGAGCACATGTTCCTCGGCGAACGCAAAGCCCTTGTCGAGGCGGTGATCCTCGCCGACGACGAGGCGGCGCGCGAGCAGGCACTGGCCGCCCTACTGCCACCCCAGCGGTCGGACTTCACGGCGATCCTGGCCGCGATGGACGGGCTGCCGGTGACCATCCGGCTGCTGGACCCGCCCCTGCACGAATTCCTTCCCGACCGCACGGAACTCGCCGTCCGGGTGGCCACCGCCGCGTCCCCCGATCCGCACGACGTCCAGCTCCTGGCCGCCGTCGAGCGCATGCACGAGCGCAACCCCATGCTCGGTCTGCGCGGCGTGCGGCTCGCCCTCGCCGTACCGGGCCTGGTTGCCGTGCAGGTACGGGCCATCGCGGAGGCCGTCGCCCAGCGAATGCGGGACGGAGGGCACCCGCGGGCCGAGATCATGATCCCGCTCGTCGGCGCCGTCGAGGAACTCCGCCTCGTTCGAGCCGAGGTGGAGCGGGTCCTGGCCGAGGTCTCCGGCGAGACGGGACAGTCGGTCCGGTGCCCGGTCGGCACCATGATCGAGTTGCCGCGTGCGGCGCTGACGGCCGGCCGCATCGCACAGGCCGCCGACTTCTTCTCCTTCGGCACGAACGACCTGACCCAGACGACGTGGGGCCTGTCCCGCGACGACGCCGAGGCATCCTTCTTCCCCGGCTACCTGGACAAGGGGATCCTTTCCGGGTCGCCGTTCGAGACCTTGGACGAGGAGGGCGTCGGCAGACTGATCACCATCGCCGTACGCGAAGGGCGAGCCGCACACCCTCGTCTGACGACGGGCGTGTGCGGCGAGCACGGCGGAGACCCTGCCTCCATCGACTTCTTCCACCGCGCCGGAATCGACTACGTCTCCTGCTCGCCCTTCCGCGTCCCCTCGGCCCGACTCGAAGCGGGCCGGGCCGCCCTTGTCGCCAAGCTCCCCTGA
- a CDS encoding cation transporting ATPase C-terminal domain-containing protein, whose product MLFLSLLAAQLGVALGLRARLLTTANLFLPASVAGSALLGAAALYVPALQSLLHTVPVDWRGLCLAAGAALAAFAAARLLRSAFHGSPAVGLPDPPPPPCLVAAENPRRPCAAVLPRPCVGRVFQGSLATRAARPASSRAEGTRKGEQET is encoded by the coding sequence GTGCTCTTCCTCTCCCTGCTCGCCGCCCAGTTGGGGGTGGCCCTCGGCCTGCGGGCCCGCCTGCTGACCACGGCGAACCTCTTCCTGCCCGCGTCCGTGGCCGGTTCTGCGCTCCTGGGAGCGGCCGCGCTCTACGTCCCGGCCCTGCAGTCACTGCTCCACACCGTGCCCGTGGACTGGCGTGGCCTGTGCCTCGCCGCGGGCGCCGCTCTCGCGGCGTTCGCCGCGGCCCGCCTCCTGCGGAGCGCTTTCCACGGAAGCCCGGCGGTCGGCCTCCCTGATCCGCCGCCCCCACCCTGCCTCGTAGCGGCTGAAAACCCGCGTCGGCCCTGCGCGGCCGTCCTGCCCCGGCCCTGCGTGGGTCGCGTGTTTCAGGGGAGCTTGGCGACAAGGGCGGCCCGGCCCGCTTCGAGTCGGGCCGAGGGGACGCGGAAGGGCGAGCAGGAGACGTAG
- a CDS encoding universal stress protein, with the protein MNATWERARDIVVGVDPVRDWRLPVAWAADEAHRRRLPLRLVLAVPPQHDTQHVDDTPRQIALRSSGADRLRQAESWVRDRHPEVTVSTDLLAGSPARVLAAQSRHTRLVVLGSRHLGRAAEFFSAGSTTVPVTAQAACPVAVVGDAEHVTQQPPYLVVGIDGSTAATDALAFAFDEADRRGADLRVVCVWQPALFMLNDEEVALKAQRLLLSEATAGLAGNHPDVHVTHEALTGHPVEELARAAEHALALVVGRRGRGGYTGMRLGSVSHGLLHRAHCPVITVPTR; encoded by the coding sequence ATGAACGCCACGTGGGAGCGGGCTCGCGACATCGTCGTCGGCGTCGACCCGGTCCGCGACTGGCGCCTCCCGGTGGCTTGGGCCGCCGACGAAGCCCATCGGCGCCGGTTGCCGCTCCGTCTGGTGCTGGCGGTCCCGCCACAGCACGACACGCAGCACGTCGACGACACGCCGCGGCAGATCGCGCTGCGCAGCAGCGGCGCGGACAGGTTGCGCCAGGCCGAAAGCTGGGTCCGGGACCGGCACCCGGAAGTCACCGTCAGCACGGACCTCCTCGCGGGCTCACCCGCACGCGTCCTGGCGGCGCAGTCCCGGCACACCCGTCTCGTCGTCCTCGGCTCCCGGCACCTGGGCCGTGCGGCGGAGTTCTTCAGCGCGGGTTCGACCACGGTCCCCGTGACCGCCCAGGCCGCGTGCCCGGTTGCCGTCGTGGGCGACGCCGAGCACGTCACTCAGCAGCCGCCCTACCTCGTCGTCGGCATTGACGGCAGCACGGCCGCCACCGACGCCCTGGCATTCGCTTTCGACGAGGCCGACCGGCGGGGTGCCGACCTGCGGGTCGTCTGTGTGTGGCAGCCGGCGCTGTTCATGCTCAACGACGAAGAGGTGGCGCTGAAAGCCCAGAGGCTCCTGCTGTCCGAGGCCACGGCTGGTCTGGCGGGCAACCACCCCGACGTGCACGTCACGCACGAAGCCCTCACCGGCCATCCGGTCGAGGAACTGGCCCGCGCCGCCGAACACGCCCTCGCCCTTGTCGTGGGGCGCCGCGGCAGGGGCGGATACACGGGCATGCGTCTGGGCTCGGTCTCCCACGGCCTCCTGCACCGGGCCCACTGCCCGGTGATCACCGTCCCCACCCGCTGA
- a CDS encoding universal stress protein: protein METIFRSPDTSSVVVGVDGSAQARSAALWAAGEAARRSRPLHVVYGSDTDLRILFQSAETIERTRAAGRELLDDTVKAVAAECPGLHVTTEFSRADAVTSLRQAAGPHGTIVVGDRGRGGFDSLMLGSVGLNIAATARTPVVVVRGTDDAEERGSVLVAVRDEHDLMCARYAAQEAELRKASLRLLHVWNLLRSVGDVVTMLDGMNEIAGRHEEALRALTGTIRDDFPGLTIAGDAEKSVSVAGVLAEASRQADLLVMGGRRAHAPLGLGRNLGRVTHTLLHHAHCPVLFIPRFGSDLGGSS, encoded by the coding sequence GTGGAAACCATCTTCCGTAGCCCGGACACCAGCTCCGTCGTCGTCGGCGTGGACGGCTCGGCGCAGGCGCGCTCCGCCGCTCTGTGGGCCGCGGGTGAGGCAGCGCGCCGCAGCCGCCCCCTGCACGTCGTCTACGGTTCCGACACCGACCTCCGAATCCTCTTCCAGTCGGCGGAGACCATCGAAAGGACCCGCGCCGCGGGCCGGGAACTGCTGGACGACACGGTGAAGGCTGTGGCCGCCGAGTGCCCGGGTCTGCATGTGACCACCGAGTTCAGCCGTGCCGACGCCGTCACCAGCCTGCGTCAGGCCGCCGGCCCGCACGGGACGATCGTCGTGGGCGACAGGGGCCGGGGCGGCTTCGACTCCCTGATGCTCGGATCGGTCGGCCTGAACATCGCGGCGACGGCAAGGACCCCTGTCGTCGTGGTCCGCGGCACGGATGACGCGGAGGAGCGCGGCAGCGTGCTCGTCGCCGTCCGTGACGAGCACGACCTGATGTGTGCCCGCTACGCAGCCCAGGAAGCAGAACTGCGCAAGGCCTCGCTGCGGCTGCTGCACGTGTGGAATCTGCTGCGGTCCGTCGGCGACGTCGTGACCATGCTCGACGGCATGAACGAGATCGCCGGCCGGCACGAGGAGGCCCTGCGGGCCCTCACGGGCACGATCCGAGACGACTTTCCGGGCCTGACCATCGCCGGCGACGCGGAGAAGAGCGTCTCCGTGGCCGGCGTCCTGGCCGAGGCATCCCGCCAGGCGGACCTGCTCGTGATGGGCGGCCGTCGTGCCCACGCCCCCCTCGGCCTCGGCCGCAACCTGGGCCGGGTCACGCACACCCTGCTGCACCATGCCCACTGCCCGGTGCTGTTCATCCCCCGGTTCGGCAGCGACCTGGGAGGCTCGTCATGA
- a CDS encoding CBS domain-containing protein, translated as MKYLRTVDDVMTHAVISVDRLTAFKDIAEALRMWDVSALPVIAEDRRVAGVVSEADLLPTAQGDGTPRDATAEQLMTHPAVTVTKDATIAGAARLMARGHLKRLPVVDTGGRLVGMVSRADLLKVYLRPDADIAAELRELIMHQLIPLGHGSAEVRVHVAEGVVHLHGTLPGPLLEEAVVRAAHTVPGVIDVKAEFTITLPV; from the coding sequence ATGAAGTACCTGCGCACCGTGGACGACGTCATGACGCACGCCGTCATCTCCGTCGACCGGCTCACCGCCTTCAAGGACATTGCCGAGGCCCTGCGCATGTGGGACGTCAGCGCCCTCCCCGTGATCGCCGAGGACAGGCGGGTGGCCGGCGTGGTCTCCGAGGCAGACCTGCTGCCCACTGCGCAGGGGGACGGCACACCCCGCGATGCCACTGCGGAGCAGTTGATGACGCACCCGGCGGTAACCGTGACGAAGGACGCCACGATCGCCGGCGCAGCCCGCCTGATGGCCCGTGGCCACCTCAAGCGCCTGCCCGTGGTCGACACGGGCGGCCGGCTGGTCGGCATGGTCAGTCGCGCCGACCTCCTGAAGGTGTACCTCCGGCCTGATGCCGACATCGCTGCCGAACTCCGCGAGCTGATCATGCACCAGCTCATTCCGCTCGGTCACGGCTCGGCCGAGGTCCGCGTCCACGTGGCGGAAGGCGTCGTCCATCTGCACGGAACCCTTCCGGGCCCCCTGCTTGAGGAAGCGGTCGTACGGGCCGCTCATACCGTGCCGGGAGTCATCGATGTCAAGGCCGAGTTCACCATCACCCTGCCCGTGTGA
- a CDS encoding universal stress protein, producing MSNRIVAGLDGSDASLAAVDWAAREAELHTARLDVVHVDDWPDEASFAVPSPAVRRRWADDLLSRTRERILLEHPALEVVTHRIDGQRAAEVLTTAATDADMLVLGARGLRFLTGFLVGQVGSATVRTAEMPVVLVRPTAPTTSAGDSPGHVESVVLGVDVRSDCASLFAFAFEEADRRGCPLTVIHAWTSPLVFARAPVINPGVEQEVGNALSRQLSGLLGPWKEKYPRLATEARVLIGQPAVQILDAAAGASLVVVGRRIRHSAVGARVGAITHAVMHHATSPVAVVAHH from the coding sequence ATGTCGAACCGCATCGTGGCCGGTCTTGACGGGTCGGACGCGAGCCTGGCCGCCGTCGACTGGGCCGCCCGTGAAGCCGAACTGCATACCGCCCGCCTGGACGTCGTTCATGTCGACGACTGGCCGGACGAGGCGTCCTTCGCCGTGCCTTCTCCCGCGGTACGCCGGCGGTGGGCCGACGACCTCCTGAGCCGGACCCGGGAGCGGATCCTGCTCGAACACCCCGCCCTCGAAGTCGTCACCCACCGCATCGACGGACAGCGGGCGGCTGAGGTTCTCACCACCGCCGCCACGGACGCCGACATGCTCGTGCTCGGAGCACGCGGCTTGCGTTTCCTTACCGGCTTCCTCGTCGGCCAGGTGGGGTCAGCCACCGTCCGAACGGCCGAAATGCCGGTCGTCCTGGTGCGGCCGACCGCGCCCACCACCTCTGCGGGCGACTCCCCGGGGCACGTGGAGTCGGTCGTCCTCGGCGTGGACGTCCGCAGCGACTGCGCATCACTGTTCGCCTTCGCCTTCGAGGAAGCCGACCGGCGCGGCTGCCCCCTGACCGTCATCCACGCCTGGACCTCGCCGCTGGTGTTCGCCCGTGCCCCCGTCATCAATCCCGGGGTCGAGCAGGAAGTCGGGAACGCGCTTTCCAGACAGCTCTCCGGACTCCTCGGGCCGTGGAAGGAGAAGTACCCTCGGCTCGCGACAGAAGCACGCGTCCTCATCGGTCAGCCCGCCGTCCAGATCCTGGACGCGGCCGCCGGCGCCTCCCTCGTCGTGGTCGGCCGGCGCATTCGCCACTCGGCCGTCGGCGCGCGCGTCGGCGCCATCACCCACGCGGTGATGCACCACGCCACCTCACCGGTCGCCGTCGTCGCGCACCACTGA